One segment of Pantoea sp. Lij88 DNA contains the following:
- a CDS encoding UDP-glucose/GDP-mannose dehydrogenase family protein produces MKVTVFGIGYVGLVQAAVLAEVGHDVLCIDVDANKVENLKKGIIPIFEPGLTPLVMSNYEAGRLKFSTDAELGVNHGVMQFIAVGTPPDEDGSADLKYVTAVARTIAQYMNDHKVVIDKSTVPVGTADKVRAVMTEALKARDANITFDVVSNPEFLKEGAAVNDCMRPERIVVGTDNDDVVELLRELYEPFNRNHDRMIMMDIRSAELTKYAANCMLATKISFMNEMSNLAERLGADIEKVRQGIGSDPRIGYHFIYPGCGYGGSCFPKDVQALIRTAESIGYQPRLLQAVEDVNDNQKNKLPTFIKRHFGDDLKGKTFALWGLSFKPNTDDMREASSRVLMETLWEAGASVQAFDPEAMDEAQRIYGHRSDLKLMGTKEAALQGADGLVICTEWQNFRAPDFDIIKNALKEAVIFDGRNLYDPERISKRGFVYYAIGRGASIQTA; encoded by the coding sequence ATGAAAGTCACTGTATTTGGTATCGGCTATGTCGGTCTGGTTCAGGCTGCGGTGTTAGCCGAAGTCGGACATGACGTTCTCTGCATTGATGTCGACGCTAATAAAGTCGAAAATCTGAAAAAAGGCATCATTCCTATTTTCGAACCAGGTTTAACGCCGCTGGTAATGTCCAATTACGAAGCGGGTCGTCTGAAGTTCAGCACTGATGCTGAGCTGGGCGTAAACCATGGTGTTATGCAGTTTATTGCAGTGGGTACACCACCTGATGAAGACGGCTCAGCCGATCTGAAATATGTGACCGCCGTAGCGCGCACCATTGCGCAGTATATGAACGATCACAAAGTGGTTATCGACAAATCAACCGTTCCGGTTGGCACAGCAGACAAAGTTCGTGCAGTAATGACGGAAGCGCTGAAAGCGCGTGACGCCAACATCACTTTCGATGTGGTTTCAAACCCGGAATTCCTGAAAGAGGGTGCTGCAGTTAATGACTGTATGCGTCCGGAGCGTATCGTTGTCGGTACCGATAACGACGACGTGGTAGAACTGTTACGCGAGCTCTATGAGCCGTTTAACCGTAACCACGATCGCATGATCATGATGGATATCCGTAGCGCAGAGCTGACCAAGTATGCAGCAAACTGCATGCTGGCGACCAAAATCAGCTTTATGAACGAGATGTCTAACCTGGCTGAACGTTTAGGTGCGGATATTGAGAAAGTCCGTCAGGGTATCGGTTCTGATCCCCGCATTGGCTACCACTTTATCTATCCTGGCTGTGGCTACGGCGGCTCCTGCTTCCCGAAAGACGTGCAGGCGTTAATCCGTACCGCTGAGTCCATTGGCTATCAGCCACGTCTGTTACAGGCCGTGGAAGATGTGAATGACAACCAGAAAAACAAACTGCCTACCTTCATCAAGCGTCATTTCGGTGACGATCTGAAAGGTAAAACGTTTGCACTCTGGGGCCTGTCATTCAAGCCGAACACAGACGATATGCGTGAAGCCTCCAGCCGTGTGCTGATGGAAACGCTGTGGGAAGCTGGCGCATCTGTTCAGGCGTTTGACCCTGAAGCAATGGATGAAGCGCAGCGCATCTATGGTCACCGCAGCGATCTTAAGCTGATGGGTACCAAAGAAGCGGCACTGCAGGGCGCCGACGGTCTGGTCATCTGTACGGAGTGGCAGAACTTCCGTGCTCCTGACTTCGACATCATCAAAAATGCGCTGAAAGAAGCCGTGATTTTTGATGGTCGTAACCTGTATGATCCAGAGCGTATCAGCAAACGCGGTTTCGTTTATTATGCAATCGGCCGCGGAGCGTCTATTCAAACTGCATAA